The Acidobacteriota bacterium genomic interval TAAGCCAGCAACCGTTTCATCAAACGGCTGTCGTACGCCTTTCCTAGTACCTCTTCTTCCTGATGGGCTTCTGCCATTGCGCGACTGTCTCATTTTAGACGGACATCTGTACATCCCGGTCGCAGGAAATGGTTCGGATCGATGCCACAGAAGCAGTAGCCTCTCTCTACGGCGGTGGTATTGACTCGGCTGTCTCGACCGGCATATGCGGGGCAGCCCTCCACGCGTACTGCGAGCCTGTCCAGAACAGGAACCCTACCCTCGTAGGTTCAAAAATAATTTGAGAGTGTGCCAGAGAGACGGGAGCTCCTTCTACGTGCTGAGGCGCACGCCGGGTCTCAATCGGGCCGGTTCCTGGATGACGTACAAGGTAAGCCTGTTGTGCATTGGGATCGCGCCAACCATTCGGACCATATCCGTGAACAATAGCCAACAACAATTCTTTGGAATGCGTCGACTGAGGTTTCGGTTTTGGGGGCAGGAACACGACTCGTTGGTCTGCAGGTGCCACGAAGGCTTGCCTCGCGTCCTGAATCGTCCAATTGGCAAGCGGATCGTTAACTATCTTGAGCTTGGAATAGTTGGGAAGAACGAGTGCGGCTAGATCCGGTGATCCGTCCCCATTGAAATCACCAGTGGTGAATGAATGTTCCTGACAACTGGCGTGGACGGAATCGGCAAAGATCCGATGCAACGCCGCGTTTACCTCTGAAGCTGTAGCAGGCGAAGAATTGATAGGAATGGACGCTGCTGGCTGCGAGTCAGCATTCGACTGACGAATAACCGGCTTCTCGAACGAAGCAGGAGCACGTTTTGAGCAGGACCAAAACAGAACTGTGATCGCAATAATAGCCAAATGAGAGATTTTCATTCTGGGCCTCAGGAATTGTCAGCAGGCGGAGATTTTTGCCTCCGCCTGCCTAAGCTCTTCCACTCTAGAGCGAGTTCAGGAACGTGATTAGTTGGTTCTTCTGAGTTGTGGTCAGGTTCCGATAATTATTGATGACGAAGGTTGCTTCTCCCGCGTGACGAAGGATTGCCTCGTTACGCGTGAGTGATTCGCCATCGTGCATCAAGCGATCGCGCGTGCGTACGCCCCAAAGCGGAGCTGTGCGCATCTTGTTGGCGGTATCGGCAGGTCCGTTCTGGACGATTCCATCCCCCGTCCCTACGTTATGCAGCAGGAAGTCGCTGTAGGGATGGATCACCTTGTTTCCCAAAGCGGCAGGCACTACGAACGCGCCGCCGTTGATTGCGGTTCCCGCAGGAGCGGTAGTGATTGACGTGAGGTGGCAGATGTTGCAGCCGATAGCGCTGAACAACTGCTGTCCAGCTTGCGCGTCGCCGGTCGCAAGCAATACTGAGTCCACAGGCGGCGCTTTGGTGCCGCGCATGAAGATCGCAAAGCGATCGATATCGTTGTCAAGATCCTCCGGATCACCAGTGAGCTTGCAGACCGAGGTGGTGTCAGTAGGATTCAAGCGGTTTGTGATGCCTTGTTCGTTCAGATAGGCATCGCTTGAGAATGACAGCAGACTTGCATGCTGGTTCTTCCATCCGAAGCGGCCGCCACGAATCTTTCCGGGAGCCTCGAGTACCGCGACCTGGATGAACTCCCCGGCGATTCGTCCGCCACTTTGCGATGGCTGGTTGTTCGCAATCGCGAACAGCGTGTTGCTATCGATGGCTTCCACGAAACCATCGCCTAGAGTGTTCAGTGAAGTCCGGAAGGTTCGGATATTCTCCGACCCCGGAGTGCGTTCCTGCGCTTCCGCGCAGATCGCACGGTCATTTACCAACGACCGATTCGGAACCGTGTTCTGTCCATCGTTGATGCTGATCGTCGGGCTTATAAAGTTTCCGGATGCATCATTGTGGCCAACGCGCAGTTCGGTCACCTGGCTGATTCCGCCAGTCACCGGATTCTGATGGCAACTCACGCAGGATTGCGCGTTGTAGAGTGGGCCAAGGCCCGTGTCCACTCCGTCTTGTTCTTCAAACGTTGCTTGGACGTCTGCGAAGATACTGCCTACGCTTTCGGGAAAGCCGTTGCTGAAGCTTTGCGATCCTTGATTCTCGTTAAGCGTTGGCGTGCTGAAGCCGGTGGGTGCTTGCGAGGCTCCCTGGCTCAGCACGAATGTCATCGTGCCAGTCACACATAGCAGGGCCAGTACGGCGATGATCCGCAGATGGCTTCTGAGGGGATATTTCACGAGTGAGCTCCTTCCAAGTGGGTTAGGCAAAGCGGTGCGCGAGCTCCTTGGCCAATAGGAACTTCAGAGATTCAAGAACGAATGGCGTTTACTGACGCATGCGAAAAAGGAAGCACGCGGAAGGCTTTTTTGAAGGTGCGATTGCTGCCTGCACACCTCAGAATTAATTACAGCAATCTTTCGGGGGCCGAGTAACGATATTTCGTGTTACCGATGAAGTGGAGGCGGCCAATATAGGAGTGAGGATTGGGAAATGGCAAGTAAAACTTTGATGGCTTATTACTAAATAGTTACGATCCTTCTTATCCCATTGTGAACCTATTAATAACCATTAATTCCAGCTAATTGCTGCATAATCATGGATCTCCAAAACGCTGTTGCCACAGTGTTTATCCTATAGTTACTCGTAATATTTTCTGTGGATAAGTAGCAATTAATTTACGTATTTCTGGCGGGACTGAGCGGAGAGAACACGAGAATAGGCAGTACCCGGTCTTCTGGTGCAATTCAAGTGTTACTCAATTTGCAGAGAAGGCAGGGAAGAGCTGCGTGAGCTGCCGTTCGTTTGGCGCCTGCGCGAGGTCGGTCGCACCCGGCGGCTATTGGCGCCGATATCGTTATCGCAGTTACATATAAACGTCATACACTCGCGGAATTCCAGCGGCGGATCACCTTGTACTCATGTTCACATCCGAGAACGCTGATCGTGGCCGTATTTAGTGCGAAGAATTTTCCATCGACAGGCGGAAGATCAAGCCAAACAGCCGTCAAGATGCGCAGCACGTGACCGTGGGCGAAGAGGGCCACGTCACCGTTCACTTGCACGCAGCGATCGATGACACGCTTCACGCGCATTCCGACCTGATCCGCGGACTCACCTCTCACTACACCGTCGCGCCACAGCGACCAGTTGGGACGATCCTTGCGGATGTCTGCAGTACTGCGGCCTTCATATTCGCCGTAATCCCATTCTTTGAGATCATCAGTAATCTCGGCCTGGCCCGCGTAGCCAGCCAGGCGACATGTTTCCAGCGCGCGTTGCATCGGACTGACGAGCACGAGCGCGAATTTGCGTCCATGTAGTTTTGTTTTGAGTTCCTCTGCCTGTTTGATTCCGCTTGGAAGCAAAGGCAGGTCAGTACGCGAGGTGTGCGCTCCTGAGGCCGACCATTCGGTTTCGCCGTGGCGCATTAACCAGATTTCCTGTTTGGATTCGCTCATCGCAGCTTTCTTGGAGATGGAATTGGGAGACTGCGACTACGTTACAGAGTTACAGAATACATCGTGAAATCAGACGAGCGATTCAAAGAGTTAGAACTCTGCCGAACATCTGGCCTGAGCCGTAGGTACAGACAAAGCCTATCCCGCTGCTTGTTTTTTCTGCTCCGAGTCTTCAGCCTCATGATGATAGTGCCATCCCGGCAGTTGGTCGCTACCTGTGATGAGCCGTGCGCCTGACTGCCAGCTCAGATATTGCCAGCCCCAGTTCAGCAGAACAGAGAAGCGGTTGCGATAGCCGATTAAATAAATGAGGTGGATGAACAGCCATGCCGACCATGCAAGCACGCCAGAGAGATGGATTTTCCCGATTTGGGCGATTCCCTTAGTACGGCCAATCGTCGCCATGCTGCCTTTGTCCCAATAGCTGAACGGTTGGCTCGGCTTGCCCTCAACGCGGCGTCGGATTTCTTTCGCAACATACTGGCCCATCTGGATGGCCAGCGGAGCGACTCCTGGCATAGGCGAGCCATTTTGTTCAAAATGCGCGAGGTCGCCGATGACAAAGACCTCCGGGTATCCTTCGATGTTCAACCGGTCGTTCACCATGACTCTGCCGCTCCGATCGGTTTCAGCGCCAAGCGCTTGACCCAAGGGTGAGGCCTTTACTCCTGCGGCCCAGAGGACTACGGCAGCCTCGATTTTTTCGTTTCCAACCCAAACGAGCCCTGGTTCAATGTTCGTTACCTTCGTGTTGGTTCGAACTTCCACGCCCAATTGTTCAAGCTGTCTTTGCGCGCTGGTCGAAAGGTCTTCCGCATAAGCTGGCAGGACGCGTGGTCCACCTTCGAGTAGGACGATTCGCGCGCGACGTGGATCCGTGGCGTTGAAGTCCTGGCTGAGCACATGTCTTGAGATTTCCGCGATAGCCCCTGCCAGTTCAACTCCCGTAGGACCGGCGCCCACGATAACAAAATTCAGCGGGCAGTGCTGCCTGTTTAGCAGGGTTTCGCGCTCTGTGAGCTCGAAGGCCAGCAAAACGCGGCGGCGGATCTCGGTTGCATCTTCAAGCGTCTTCAAGCCCGGCGCAAGCTGAGCCCAATCATCTCGCCCGAAATAGGAATGCGTAGCGCCAGCGGCGATGACAACGTAGTCATAGGGAACACGATCGCCTTCCTCGAGAAGGATGCGGCGATGCTCGAGGTCAAAGCCGACGACATTGCCGATCAGCACTTCCACATTCTTCTTTCCGCGCATTACGCTGCGGATAGGTGCAGCGATGTCTGCGGGCGACAGCGCAGCCAATGCTACTTGATATAGCAGCGGCTGAAATGTGTGGTGGTTCTTGCGGTCGAGAAGCGTAACCTCCACATCCGCTCTGGCCAGTCCCAGCGCACCCTGGAGCCCGCCGAAACCGCCGCCGATGACCACCACATGAGGACGCGCGTGTTTGCTGTTGCTTTCCATGATGCCTATTTGATGTTCCAAGTCAGCGGACGTGACCAAAAGTAACTACTAAGTAGCGAGCCTCATTGTGTATGCAATAGGAGCATGCTACCTTTCGCCAAAGCTCACAACTGCGAAACTCCGCAGTACTGCCCCAGCAGCGCCGGCGAGAGAAAAATTCCAGCGTTTTCAAGGGCAAGGATAGACGATGAATATCGATGATCTGCTTCGTATAGCAATGGATCGCAAAGCTTCCGACTTGCATCTAAAAGTCGGAAACTTTCCCCACATTCGTGTTGACGGCGAACTGGTCGCACTTTCCGACCAGCCACGTATCTCTGCCGAAGACATGCTGAACATGGCCTTCAGCATGATGTCGAACCGGCAGAAACAGAAGTTCAAAGAAACCGCCGAACTCGATATGGCGTACGGAGTCGCCGGTCTGGGACGTTTCCGTGTGAACGTGTTCCAGCAGCGCGGCAATGTGGGGCTAGTACTGCGCGTGATTCCGACAAAGATCCGCGTGCTTGACGAGCTATATCTGCCGAAGATCATCGAGAAGATTTGCGACGAAGCCCGTGGACTCGTGCTCGTTACCGGAGTCACAGGTTCCGGCAAGTCAACGACACTGGCCGCGATGATCGACCGCGTGAACTCCCTGCGGCCCGAGCACATCATCACCATCGAAGACCCCATTGAATTCCTGCATCGCGACAAACGCGGATTCGTAAATCAGCGCGAAGTGGAAGTGGATACACCATCATTTGCGTCGGCGCTTCGCGCCAGCTTGCGTCAGGACCCCGACGTGATCCTGGTCGGCGAAATGCGCGATTTGGAAACAATCTCAACCGCACTTCATGCAGCCGAAACCGGCCACATGGTTTTCTCGACTTTGCACACGTTGGACGCTGTGGAAACCATTAACCGCATCATCTCCGTCTTCCCACCACCAGAACAAAAGCAAGTGCGCATGCAGCTGTCGGCGACCATTAAGGCCGTAATCAGCCAACGGCTCGTCCGCAAGGCCGATGGCAATGGCCGAGTTCCCGCAGTCGAGGTGCTGCTCTCGACGGCGTTCATCCGTGAGTGCATCACCATTCCCGAAAAGACGCGCATGATCCGCGAAGCCCTTGCGGCCGGCACTTCACAATACGGCATGCAGACCTTCGATCAGTCACTCTACGACCTGTATCAGCAGGGGCTTGTCACCTACGAGGTTGCGCTCGAAAACGCGACCAACCCAGACGATTTCAAGCTGAAGGTGCAGGGAATCGGCTCAACGGCCGACGCTGCACGCGAACAGATGGAAGCCGCGGGATTTGGACGTTGAGTGTCGCCGAGGTTCTCGCAGATCGGTGATCGGGTGAAGCGAAACCCACGCTGATCGCAACTACACATTGTTATTCCGAAGCGCCTGGTATTGGGCGCGAGGAATCTGCTTTCCTTCCCAGCATTGCCCAGGACAGCAGATCCCCTCACTTCGTTTCGGGATCACAGTATGGAAGGCGATCTATTCCGCCCACTCAAGGTTGCTGGTCTTGCTTCACCCGATTCTCCCCTTATCCCTGTTATTCTGCGGATAAATGTCCCCAGCCATCAGAATTGCTCGTCGATTTTGTGGACCACCAGACAGCGGCAATGGCGGATATAGTGCGGGGATGCTAGCCTGCCTTTTACCCGGAACGTGTGAATGCACTCTGCGAAAGCCAATTCCACTCGAGCGCGACTTGCAGACCGAGATCTCAGATCGAAGCGCGCGATTGCTCGATGGCGCCGAGTTGATCATTGAGGCTGTGCGGACGGAGATAGATGGCGCTGATCACAGTGCTCCGGCACTCGAACAGGCGCAGCGTGCTTCGTTGACCTCTCTGGCATTTGAGAATCATCCTTTTCCAACCTGCTTCACATGCGGTCCGGAGCGGAAGCCTGGAGATGGTCTGCGAATTTTTCCGGGGTGCCTGCCCGAGGCGGACGGCAACGATGGTGTTTTTGCTGCGGTGTGGATCCCTGACTCGTCGTTGACCAACGGCGGTGTTGTGGTTCGACCAGAGTTTGTCTGGGCGGCCATGGATTGTCCGACAGGCTTCGCTGCCGGATTTCCCTGGAAGGGAACTCTGGTAACCGGCCGCCTTTCCGTCGAGCAAGTGGCGCCGGTATATCCTGCACGGCCGTACGTGGTCATGAGTTGGTCAACCGGCAGCGAAGGCCGAAAGCATCATGCTGGAGCTGGACTCTATGACTCCGACAGTCAGCTTTGTGCAAAAGCCCGAGCAACTTGGATAAAGATTGAGAGGTAGAGACGCAGCATGCTGCATCTTCACGACGTACTTCGGAAAGGCTAGGACTGTTCGGCCCTCGCAAGCGCACGGACGAGACGTAGCATGCTACGTCTCTACTATTGCCAAGTCCGATGTATCTAAAAACAAAGGGACCCAGATCGCGATAATGCCAATCCGGGCTCAAGAGGGAGAAAACTCAGGCAATCGTTATTGGCCGCGTCAGCCTGAACGTCAGGCGACGCTCGGGGCCGAATCCAACATCCTTTTTGCCCGTGGCGTATGCGGCACCTGTTCCACCAGCCGCGCCGATGGCGCTTCCGATAAGCGCGCCGGTGCCGCCGCTAGCTATCGCCCCGATTAGTGCGCCACCACCTGCTCCGCCTCCGATCCACGCCAAGTTCCGCTTTTTATGTGCGGCCCCGGCTACCATCACGCTCGAACTCTGCAGAAGAATCGTTTTGCCCTTGACGTCCATGGATGCGAGCGCGATCCGCAGATATCCGGGATGGGTCAGCCGTCCAGAGCGCCGAGCAGCGACCACACGTCCGGTGACTTGCGCGCCGGTTGGCGCGATGGTCTCTCCATCAACGACAATAGGTTGATCAAGAACCGCCTCAAATTGATCTCCGGGGCTCGAGGTCGCGCTCGAAACCGCGTTTTGCAGGCGCACGGTGATCGCTGTTCCCGAAGGGATCACTACTTCCTGCGGAACGAGCGATTTGCTTGTCGTCTTGCTGGCGTCAGCAGAATCATTCTTACCGGAAAAGGGAGCGGCCTGCGCGGTTTGTGCTTGCGTCGAAGGTTGATCGTTGGCACTACGCGCTACAGGCGTGCTCATTTGCTTGCCGCATCCAGTCACCGCAGCCAGCAATGCCACCAAAACCATCGAAGTGGGGAACTTCATTAAACGTCTCTCCTGACCAATTGCCTACTTTGGTTCGCGCCTCGTGCTTGCGAGCTCTCAACTGCTTGAATGCAAGCGCGATACCATGTAGCCTTGTTGAAAACAAGGCACTTAATGGCGTTAACGATGTAATTTTTTCTTAGATTCAGCAACTCAAGTCCCTCATCGCGGCTCTTGTCACGCTGAAATTTCTATTGCCGGAGCAACGAATCGCAAGTTGAACTGAGTTTTTCGGCAACACTTGTCAGATTGAAGCTCGACGATTTGAAATTGAGCCGAACAAGGAGACCGTATTCACCAGTTCCTGTCGCCAGATGTCGCTCTAGCTCCGCTTGAAAAGTGGAGCGCTTGGGAGTACGCTTCGGGCTACATTTCCCGGGGGGGCACTATGGCGTTAAAAATCACGTCTCGCACGGTAGACGGTGTGAAGGTTATCGACTGCGTTGGGCGCATTGTCTTCGGCGACGAAGCAAGTCAATTGCGAGAGACGGTTAAGCGGGAACTGGCGGAAAACAATCGTCTTGTTCTGAATCTTGGCGAAGTTAGTTACATCGATAGCGGCGGCATCGGTACCCTGGTGAGCCTGTTCACCACGGCACGCAACGCCGGAGGCGATATTAAACTGGTCAATCTCACAAAGCGTGTTGGAGACTTACTCCAGATCACCAAGCTGATTACAGTCTTCGAAAGCTACGATGATGAGCGCAAGGCTGTCAACGCGTTCCACTCAGCTCCGCACACGAACGTAGCAACGATGTCGCGCAGAGAAAGTGCCTAAGGACGACTCGTTGGTCAGATCGCAGGACTCGTTGATCCGTTGAATACCTCCGCGCGGAGATTAAAGGAGATAATCTGCGTCTTTTTGCTGGGCTGCTCGTGCGCCTGGGCGCAGATGTCTGCTTTAAATTGCTGCCCGCAAATTTCCAGTAAAGAAAAACAACAGGCGCTCTGGACCAAATTGCAAGAAAAGATCGCCGCCGTGGATCGCAATCTGGACGGCGTTATGGGCGTCGCTGTTCGCGATCTGACCAACAGTGAGACATATCTACTGCACGGCGACGATGTCTTCCCACAAGCCAGTTCCATCAAGATTGCCGTGTTGGCCGAACTCTACGACCAGGAACAGCGCGGACGTCGCGGTGAAAGCGGCGTAGCCCGACTCGCTGATCTTTACACGGTTCGCAGCGAGGACCTTGTTCCTGATAGTTTCATTATGGGAGGGCTTACTCCCGGCGTAAGCCGCATTACAAATCGCGACTTAGCGACGATGATGGTTGCTGTCAGCGACAATTCGGCTACCAATGTTCTGATCGACCACTTGGGAATGCCGAACGTCGAGCGCATGCTTGCCTCGATTGGCTTAAAGAACACTCACTTACAACGCAAGATGATGGACATTGCAGCGGCACGCCAAGGCCGGGAAAACGTCTCCACGCCGCGCGAAATGATGACGCTGTTCGATGCTATTTATCGCAATAAGCTGTTCGATAAGGAACTTACTGCCGACTTTTTCAAAGTTCTCTCCACGCCGAAGGACAGCAGTATTCCAAAACTACTTCCAGCCGATCTGAACATCGCCAATAAACCAGGCGAGCTCGAAGCCGTACGCAACGATTCCGGCATCATCTTCGTGCCCAATCGCCCATTCATTCTCTGCGTTATGACCACTTATCTGCACGATGAACGCGTCGGCCAACGTTCGATCAGCGAAATCGCGCTCGCCGCCTACGAATATTTCGATCGATTAGGCCGCTCGTCGGAGTACGGACGCGCCGTTCCTGCGAAGTAATCGATAATCCTTCTGCATGCGAAACAGCTGGATTTCTGCCCAGGGAGCACGGATTCATGCGTGCCGGAAAGAACAACATTGGCTGGCATCGTTCAGCGGTTTAAGCCGCGATTGAAGCCGCAGACTGAGAAGCAAGAAGAGTTTTCCCTTTCCGGTACGGATGGAATCCGCGCCTCCTCCCGAAGACAAGCGTGATACATTCAATTTTTGAATCAACAATCGAGGAAATCCGCGAATGCGAAAGCTGCTATTGCTGTGCTTAGCATTGTTCTGTATAAATCTCTGGGCGCAGGAGGTGACTAGCGGTAGTCGCGAAATCGAATTCTTTGCTCAGGGTGGACACAGCGTAGCCGGTGGACGCGGAGATACGACCATCTTTAACGCGGGCGCGCGTTGGGGATTCGGGCTTTTTGACCTCGGCCGTGGCTCATTTCAGTACGAGCTCGAGGCAATCCCAATCTATTTTGTGCGTCAGCCCATCCAGAACGCCTACGCAATAAGCTTCACTCCATTCGATGTCAAATACAACTTCCGGCGGAATGCTGGGCGCGCTATCCCATTTGCCGAATTGGGTGGCGGCGTTCTCATCTCCAATCACGATATCCCATTCGGCACAAACGCGGTCAATTTCACGCCACAACTGGGCC includes:
- a CDS encoding type IV pili twitching motility protein PilT; translation: MNIDDLLRIAMDRKASDLHLKVGNFPHIRVDGELVALSDQPRISAEDMLNMAFSMMSNRQKQKFKETAELDMAYGVAGLGRFRVNVFQQRGNVGLVLRVIPTKIRVLDELYLPKIIEKICDEARGLVLVTGVTGSGKSTTLAAMIDRVNSLRPEHIITIEDPIEFLHRDKRGFVNQREVEVDTPSFASALRASLRQDPDVILVGEMRDLETISTALHAAETGHMVFSTLHTLDAVETINRIISVFPPPEQKQVRMQLSATIKAVISQRLVRKADGNGRVPAVEVLLSTAFIRECITIPEKTRMIREALAAGTSQYGMQTFDQSLYDLYQQGLVTYEVALENATNPDDFKLKVQGIGSTADAAREQMEAAGFGR
- a CDS encoding anti-sigma factor antagonist, producing the protein MALKITSRTVDGVKVIDCVGRIVFGDEASQLRETVKRELAENNRLVLNLGEVSYIDSGGIGTLVSLFTTARNAGGDIKLVNLTKRVGDLLQITKLITVFESYDDERKAVNAFHSAPHTNVATMSRRESA
- a CDS encoding FAD-dependent oxidoreductase, with the protein product MESNSKHARPHVVVIGGGFGGLQGALGLARADVEVTLLDRKNHHTFQPLLYQVALAALSPADIAAPIRSVMRGKKNVEVLIGNVVGFDLEHRRILLEEGDRVPYDYVVIAAGATHSYFGRDDWAQLAPGLKTLEDATEIRRRVLLAFELTERETLLNRQHCPLNFVIVGAGPTGVELAGAIAEISRHVLSQDFNATDPRRARIVLLEGGPRVLPAYAEDLSTSAQRQLEQLGVEVRTNTKVTNIEPGLVWVGNEKIEAAVVLWAAGVKASPLGQALGAETDRSGRVMVNDRLNIEGYPEVFVIGDLAHFEQNGSPMPGVAPLAIQMGQYVAKEIRRRVEGKPSQPFSYWDKGSMATIGRTKGIAQIGKIHLSGVLAWSAWLFIHLIYLIGYRNRFSVLLNWGWQYLSWQSGARLITGSDQLPGWHYHHEAEDSEQKKQAAG
- a CDS encoding histidine phosphatase family protein, encoding MSESKQEIWLMRHGETEWSASGAHTSRTDLPLLPSGIKQAEELKTKLHGRKFALVLVSPMQRALETCRLAGYAGQAEITDDLKEWDYGEYEGRSTADIRKDRPNWSLWRDGVVRGESADQVGMRVKRVIDRCVQVNGDVALFAHGHVLRILTAVWLDLPPVDGKFFALNTATISVLGCEHEYKVIRRWNSASV
- a CDS encoding serine hydrolase, with protein sequence MSALNCCPQISSKEKQQALWTKLQEKIAAVDRNLDGVMGVAVRDLTNSETYLLHGDDVFPQASSIKIAVLAELYDQEQRGRRGESGVARLADLYTVRSEDLVPDSFIMGGLTPGVSRITNRDLATMMVAVSDNSATNVLIDHLGMPNVERMLASIGLKNTHLQRKMMDIAAARQGRENVSTPREMMTLFDAIYRNKLFDKELTADFFKVLSTPKDSSIPKLLPADLNIANKPGELEAVRNDSGIIFVPNRPFILCVMTTYLHDERVGQRSISEIALAAYEYFDRLGRSSEYGRAVPAK